A region of Deltaproteobacteria bacterium DNA encodes the following proteins:
- a CDS encoding transglutaminase domain-containing protein: protein MNTPPLFTGSCVIFWGFQTGLWLPALVMALTLEGSRWIAWRWELSFSRYRHISAFCGILFFCAALYFYASLDSTRAILMVIQWFPVIFFPLLLSQAYGGTGGIDIRILFFRYRKKNDPHRTSVLPVLDLSYPYACLCVLAAGAANHRSPAFYLAVLALSAWALWGHRSKRYSPVLWAGLFSVAAVVGYAGHVGLHQLQIELERKALEWFADRLERDADPTQTKTAIGDVGSLKQSGRVVLRVAAEAKDEYPRLLRESCYNYYRSSTWLALHSKFAPIASSEDGAGWNLLPSGDPGPSLLITANLTADRSMLPLPNGTIRLFDLPVQAVDRNTLGAVTARGGPGMVTFGVRYSPTALMNAPPNEIDLMVPQAEYMGLDRVLDLLDLESGPAGEILFRMQRFFQAHFNYSLSLKRPEPNSTPLSDFLLRTRSGHCEYFATAAALLLRRAGIPARYVIGYAVHEFSPLEKAYVVRARHAHAWTQAYVGNAWREFDATPPAWADIEDAAASGWEPVTDLWYWMTLRLSRWEWPDVIPKKSARLGWAVVPLSIPLFFLVRRKRSAASKARTEKRRDVPAPRPGADSEYYLVEKRLNELGYSRKPGESAAAWVQRIEAKLPSRVSPDALKPVLQLHYRYRFDPKGITVSERKALEEGVRSWIENLEEH, encoded by the coding sequence ATGAATACGCCGCCTCTTTTCACGGGTAGTTGCGTCATTTTCTGGGGATTCCAGACCGGGCTATGGCTTCCTGCTCTGGTGATGGCGCTCACCCTCGAGGGATCGCGCTGGATTGCATGGCGCTGGGAACTTTCGTTCAGCCGGTACCGACACATAAGCGCTTTTTGCGGCATACTGTTTTTCTGCGCGGCTCTGTATTTTTATGCCTCCCTGGACTCGACCAGAGCGATCCTGATGGTGATTCAGTGGTTTCCGGTGATTTTTTTCCCTCTTCTGCTGTCACAGGCCTACGGAGGAACAGGCGGAATCGATATACGAATTCTCTTCTTTCGCTACAGAAAGAAGAACGATCCGCATCGGACCTCCGTCCTTCCCGTGCTGGATCTCAGTTACCCGTACGCGTGCTTATGCGTGCTCGCGGCCGGCGCGGCGAACCATCGATCCCCGGCGTTTTACTTGGCGGTGCTGGCGCTTTCCGCCTGGGCCCTGTGGGGCCATCGTTCGAAGCGATATTCGCCGGTCCTCTGGGCGGGACTGTTTTCCGTGGCCGCGGTCGTAGGGTACGCCGGGCACGTAGGTCTCCATCAGCTTCAGATCGAGTTGGAACGAAAGGCCTTGGAATGGTTCGCCGATCGTCTCGAGAGAGACGCCGACCCCACACAAACGAAAACGGCCATCGGCGATGTGGGATCCCTCAAACAGTCCGGCCGCGTGGTGCTGAGAGTGGCGGCGGAGGCCAAGGACGAATATCCGAGGCTGCTCCGCGAATCGTGTTATAACTATTACCGGTCTTCGACGTGGCTGGCTTTACACTCAAAGTTTGCCCCGATCGCATCGTCGGAAGATGGCGCCGGCTGGAATCTGCTCCCATCGGGAGATCCGGGCCCATCGCTGCTCATCACGGCGAACCTGACCGCCGACCGGTCCATGTTGCCGCTTCCCAACGGAACGATCCGACTGTTCGACCTGCCCGTGCAGGCCGTCGACCGGAACACGCTGGGCGCCGTGACGGCGCGGGGCGGCCCCGGAATGGTCACTTTCGGAGTCCGGTACAGCCCTACCGCCCTGATGAACGCTCCTCCCAATGAAATCGACCTGATGGTCCCGCAGGCCGAATACATGGGCCTCGACAGGGTTCTAGACCTGCTCGACCTTGAATCAGGGCCGGCCGGGGAGATCCTTTTCAGGATGCAGCGCTTTTTCCAGGCTCATTTCAACTATTCCCTGTCGTTGAAGCGCCCCGAACCCAACAGTACGCCCTTGTCCGATTTCCTGTTGCGGACGCGTTCAGGTCATTGTGAGTATTTCGCCACGGCGGCGGCATTGCTCCTGCGGAGAGCTGGGATTCCCGCGCGGTATGTCATCGGGTACGCGGTGCATGAATTCAGTCCGTTGGAAAAAGCGTATGTTGTTCGAGCCAGACACGCTCACGCCTGGACCCAGGCCTACGTGGGGAACGCCTGGCGTGAATTCGACGCAACTCCACCGGCATGGGCGGACATCGAAGACGCCGCCGCTTCCGGATGGGAGCCGGTTACAGACCTGTGGTATTGGATGACCCTCAGGCTCTCCCGGTGGGAATGGCCCGATGTCATCCCGAAAAAAAGCGCTCGTCTGGGGTGGGCCGTCGTTCCGCTGTCGATACCGCTGTTTTTCCTGGTCCGTCGAAAAAGGAGCGCCGCTTCCAAAGCCCGGACCGAAAAGAGACGGGACGTTCCAGCGCCTCGCCCCGGAGCCGACTCCGAATACTACTTGGTGGAAAAACGACTGAATGAATTGGGATATAGCCGGAAACCGGGGGAATCGGCGGCAGCCTGGGTGCAGCGCATCGAGGCCAAGCTTCCTTCCCGCGTTTCCCCCGATGCTCTGAAACCTGTGCTTCAGCTTCACTACCGATACCGGTTCGATCCAAAAGGGATCACTGTGAGCGAACGGAAGGCGCTCGAAGAAGGGGTCCGTTCCTGGATCGAGAATCTCGAGGAACACTAA
- a CDS encoding DUF58 domain-containing protein — translation MFLRFVYTLIRGVRASKSWFFVRLTGPGRLVAGGILASALVGLDTKQTLAYEAFTFLSSVFLISLLWTTWSAPRALAHRVLPRFGTVGEPLEYRVLLRSETPKVQKNVQVFEKPQYWNPGSGRTAFESNLTGHAGGFGPSGSPHRGPRRMTLKYPMFAARIKDVPHLNPEDEQEVLMEILPLRRGRLWLETLIISATDPFGLCRSIKKIAMPQSVLILPKRYTVAEIRLTGARRHQPGGVTFASSVGDSQEFVSLREYQAGDPIHRIHWKSWAKTGKPIVKELQEEFFVRHALVLDTFQQDAYSEIFEEAVSIAASLIGAIDTRESLLDLMFVGPEAYSFTSGRGLAQAEKMLEILASVGPCRDKPFLSLCNTVFQRDRLISSCICVLLAWDEERKEFIRRLKESGLPLLVLIVVDGEETDRLDPGPMSDRPEHFRCLEVGKIRQELVDL, via the coding sequence ATGTTCTTACGCTTCGTCTACACGCTCATTCGCGGTGTCCGGGCATCAAAGTCCTGGTTCTTTGTGCGGCTTACGGGACCGGGGAGGCTGGTGGCCGGCGGAATCCTCGCCTCGGCCCTTGTGGGGCTGGATACAAAGCAGACGCTCGCCTACGAGGCATTCACGTTTCTAAGCTCCGTCTTCCTGATTTCCCTGCTCTGGACAACATGGTCCGCGCCTCGCGCCCTTGCCCATCGGGTTCTTCCACGGTTCGGCACGGTCGGAGAACCCCTCGAGTATCGAGTGCTGCTTCGAAGCGAAACGCCAAAAGTTCAGAAGAATGTGCAGGTATTCGAGAAGCCGCAATACTGGAATCCGGGCTCAGGGAGAACCGCCTTTGAATCGAACCTCACCGGACACGCAGGAGGCTTCGGTCCATCAGGCTCGCCCCACCGTGGCCCGCGAAGGATGACTCTTAAATATCCCATGTTTGCCGCTCGTATAAAGGATGTCCCCCATCTGAATCCGGAGGACGAGCAAGAAGTTCTCATGGAGATCCTTCCGCTGCGACGCGGGCGTTTGTGGTTGGAAACGCTGATCATTTCCGCAACGGACCCCTTCGGCCTGTGCAGATCCATAAAGAAGATCGCCATGCCGCAATCCGTTTTGATCCTTCCGAAACGCTACACCGTGGCCGAGATCCGTTTGACGGGCGCCCGCAGGCACCAACCCGGGGGAGTGACCTTTGCTTCCTCCGTCGGAGATTCCCAGGAATTCGTTTCCCTGCGTGAATACCAGGCCGGCGATCCCATACACCGGATCCACTGGAAGAGCTGGGCCAAGACGGGCAAGCCCATCGTCAAGGAGCTTCAAGAGGAGTTTTTCGTCCGCCATGCACTGGTCTTGGACACCTTTCAGCAAGACGCGTACAGCGAGATTTTCGAGGAAGCCGTCTCCATAGCCGCATCCCTGATCGGGGCCATCGATACACGGGAGTCCCTCCTCGACCTCATGTTCGTTGGACCGGAGGCGTATTCCTTTACCTCCGGGAGAGGACTCGCCCAGGCGGAGAAAATGCTGGAAATCCTCGCGTCGGTCGGTCCGTGCCGGGATAAGCCGTTTCTATCCTTGTGCAACACGGTGTTTCAGCGAGACCGGCTCATCAGCAGTTGCATCTGCGTTCTGCTGGCTTGGGACGAAGAGAGAAAGGAGTTCATACGCCGTCTCAAGGAGTCGGGGCTCCCTTTGTTGGTGCTGATTGTAGTAGACGGCGAGGAAACGGACCGGCTCGATCCGGGTCCGATGAGCGACCGTCCCGAACATTTCCGATGCCTCGAAGTCGGTAAGATCCGGCAGGAACTCGTGGACCTATGA
- a CDS encoding MoxR family ATPase, with product METERSDAGSPEALDIYHRLCANIGRVIRGQSDTIRKLLAAFTSGGHVLLEDYPGTGKTTLAKALAQSINAEFKRIQFTPDLLPTDVLGVSVFDPRDQSFHFHKGPVFTNILLADEINRTSPRTQSALLEAMAERQVSVDGKLRPLDTLFFVIATQNPVESRGVYPLPEAQMDRFALKLELGYVSPEEEVAILSDQEQEHPLQGIRPCAGRNDVFRLMKQANDVRISDEIKRYAVDIVRGTRSVRGVLLGASPRASLALAKTSQALAMFDGQEFVAPEHVQEMAVPVIAHRIMLDSQARFSGMTAENVVADLLKSIPVPS from the coding sequence ATGGAAACTGAAAGATCGGACGCCGGGTCCCCGGAGGCCCTCGATATCTACCATAGGCTGTGCGCCAACATCGGCCGTGTTATCCGGGGTCAGTCGGATACCATCCGAAAGCTTCTCGCCGCGTTCACCAGCGGCGGCCACGTCCTTCTCGAGGACTATCCGGGTACGGGCAAAACCACTTTGGCCAAAGCCCTGGCGCAATCCATCAATGCCGAATTCAAACGTATCCAGTTCACTCCGGATCTGCTGCCCACGGACGTTTTGGGAGTTTCCGTGTTCGATCCCAGGGATCAGTCCTTTCACTTCCACAAAGGGCCCGTCTTCACCAACATCTTGCTGGCCGATGAAATCAATCGAACCTCACCCAGAACCCAGTCCGCCCTTCTGGAGGCCATGGCCGAACGGCAGGTCAGTGTGGACGGCAAGTTGCGACCGCTCGATACGCTGTTTTTCGTGATTGCGACTCAAAATCCGGTGGAAAGCCGAGGGGTATACCCTCTTCCCGAAGCACAGATGGACCGATTTGCCCTCAAACTCGAGTTGGGCTACGTTTCTCCCGAAGAAGAAGTGGCCATACTCTCGGATCAGGAACAGGAGCATCCCTTACAAGGCATCCGCCCGTGTGCGGGAAGAAACGATGTGTTCCGTTTGATGAAACAGGCGAACGACGTCCGCATCAGCGACGAAATCAAGAGATACGCGGTGGATATTGTAAGGGGCACCCGCTCCGTCCGGGGGGTTCTGCTGGGGGCAAGTCCGAGGGCCTCCCTTGCTCTGGCTAAGACATCGCAAGCGCTGGCCATGTTCGACGGGCAGGAGTTCGTGGCTCCGGAACACGTTCAGGAAATGGCGGTACCGGTGATCGCTCACAGGATTATGCTGGACTCTCAGGCGCGCTTTTCCGGGATGACGGCCGAAAACGTGGTCGCCGATCTGTTGAAATCCATTCCCGTGCCGTCCTGA
- a CDS encoding branched-chain amino acid ABC transporter substrate-binding protein, whose protein sequence is MVRFRWFQWLVMACACVGAVSASAADEWGEIVIPDGKPIKIGLGAMLSGGYATLGIDIRNAVEMAVGEKGRILGHLLDLQAEDDQCEGAPSVAIAEKFCNDPLVAGVVGYMCSGGSIPASDIHNKYKLVMISPSSTSLELTNRGIPVFFRTCWNDKIQGEAGAVYALKKNWTQVAVLHDKSAYGQGLADEFKRHILGSGGKVLAHEGLTRGDKDFTPVLTVIKPLNPQLVYFGGMAAEGALLVRQMRRAGIKAKFMSDDGCYTEKDFIQGAGKASRGAYVTYAKTPEAERFSSWVKRFEAKYGPRQTFSPQSYDATNILMAAIERTARKGEDGRLIIGKKALRDAVASTEYDGVTGRVAFDEYGDRSGSVVAVNVVACEKGACFFKEVED, encoded by the coding sequence ATGGTCCGATTTCGCTGGTTCCAGTGGCTGGTGATGGCATGCGCATGCGTGGGCGCGGTAAGCGCGTCCGCGGCCGATGAATGGGGAGAGATCGTGATTCCGGACGGCAAACCCATCAAGATCGGCCTGGGCGCCATGCTTTCGGGCGGCTACGCCACCTTGGGAATCGACATCAGGAACGCGGTGGAAATGGCGGTGGGGGAGAAAGGGCGGATCTTGGGTCATCTTCTCGATCTACAAGCCGAAGACGATCAGTGCGAAGGCGCGCCCTCCGTGGCCATAGCGGAAAAATTCTGCAACGATCCTCTCGTCGCGGGCGTTGTAGGATATATGTGTAGCGGCGGTTCCATTCCCGCTTCGGATATTCATAACAAATACAAACTGGTCATGATTTCGCCCTCTTCAACCAGCCTCGAGTTGACCAACCGGGGAATTCCGGTGTTTTTCCGAACCTGCTGGAACGACAAAATTCAGGGAGAGGCGGGGGCCGTATATGCTTTGAAGAAGAATTGGACCCAAGTGGCCGTTCTTCATGACAAAAGCGCTTATGGGCAGGGGTTGGCGGATGAATTCAAACGCCACATTTTGGGGAGCGGGGGCAAGGTTCTGGCCCACGAGGGCCTGACCCGGGGAGATAAGGATTTCACACCCGTGCTGACCGTCATCAAGCCTCTTAACCCTCAGCTTGTGTATTTCGGAGGAATGGCGGCGGAGGGAGCCCTGCTGGTCCGACAGATGCGGCGCGCGGGCATCAAGGCCAAATTCATGAGCGACGACGGGTGTTATACGGAGAAGGATTTCATTCAGGGGGCCGGTAAAGCGTCGCGTGGTGCGTACGTCACCTATGCGAAGACGCCGGAAGCGGAGCGATTCTCATCCTGGGTGAAGCGGTTTGAAGCGAAATATGGGCCTCGGCAGACGTTCTCCCCACAATCCTACGATGCGACCAATATACTCATGGCGGCCATCGAGCGGACGGCCCGAAAGGGCGAAGACGGTCGTCTGATCATCGGCAAGAAGGCCCTGCGGGACGCAGTGGCGTCCACCGAATATGACGGAGTCACGGGTCGGGTTGCCTTCGACGAGTACGGAGACCGTTCGGGCTCGGTTGTGGCGGTTAACGTGGTGGCCTGTGAAAAAGGCGCCTGTTTCTTTAAAGAGGTGGAAGACTAG